One Papaver somniferum cultivar HN1 unplaced genomic scaffold, ASM357369v1 unplaced-scaffold_35, whole genome shotgun sequence DNA window includes the following coding sequences:
- the LOC113342161 gene encoding uncharacterized protein LOC113342161 — MESQNSKPESGLPPTPVNPVSTSCRKKKSDDASFFADLRDHIDEFVNASMDEHKTCFKNTIQKMFGMSKAVAEKNIVAKEVESVLPLKTTLSD, encoded by the exons ATGGAATCTCAAAATAGCAAACCTGAATCAGGACTGCCGCCAACTCCTGTAAATCCAGTCAGCACTTCTTGTCGAAAGAAAAAGTCAGACGATGCCAGTTTCTTTGCAGATTTAAGGGATCATATTGATGAGTTTGTGAATGCTTCTATGGACGAACACAAAACTTGTTTCAAAAACACCATTCAGAAG ATGTTTGGAATGTCGAAGGCTGTTGCGGAAAAGAATATAGTTGCCAAAGAAGTTGAGAGTGTTCTGCCCCTTAAAACAACTCTATCCGACTAA
- the LOC113342305 gene encoding protein RADIALIS-like 2: MASRSSTTWTAKQNKAFEKALAVYDKDTPDKWYNVAKAVGGKTVDEVKRQYEILVRDLQYIESGQIPLPNYKNTTATNTNYHHHHGHSNNGSNININDEEQRLKYLKLR; encoded by the exons ATGGCTTCTAGGAGTTCAACAACATGGACTGCTAAACAGAACAAAGCTTTTGAGAAAGCATTAGCAGTTTATGATAAAGACACCCCGGATAAATGGTACAATGTAGCGAAAGCAGTGGGTGGAAAAACGGTCGATGAAGTCAAAAGGCAGTATGAAATCCTCGTTCGAGATCTCCAGTATATCGAGTCCGGCCAGATTCCCCTACCCAACTACAAAAACACTACTGCAACTAATACTAATTACCATCATCACCATGGTCATTCCAACAATGGAAGCAACATCAACATCAATGACGAAGAACAAAG GTTAAAGTATCTAAAGCTAAGATAA